CGCTTAGCGACTGCACCATCCGCATCCCCCAGGAGTCGGGCCTGGCGGCGGGCGCCGTGCTGGTGCCTGCCGGCAGCCGGCATCGGGCCCAGGTCTGCCGGGTGGATCTGGAGGAGCTGCGGGAGGAGGGCATCTTCCTGCCGCCGGTGGAGAAGGTCTGCCTGGAGCTGCCGCCGCCCGCAGCCGGGGACAACACGGCGGATGCCGGCCGGCTGGTGCGGGGCCTGGCAGAGCAGTACGGCGAGCGCCGGCTCCTCATCGGCCTGCCGGTGCTGCGCAAGCTTAGGCGGGTGATGCGGGAGAAGGACTTCCTGGTCACCGCCACCCTGGGCCGGCCGGTCAACCGGGTTGCCCGTACCCATGTGGTGAACGTCCAGGCGGGCAACTGGAGCCACCGGGCCTTCGCCCTGGCGGTGGACATCGGCACCACCACCATCCAGGGCCAGGTCATCGACCTGCACAACGGCCAAGTCCGGGCGGAGGCCGGCGACTACAACAGCCAGATCGGCTACGGCGAGGACGTCATCTCCCGGATCATTTACGCCGAGCGGCCGGGCGGCCTGGATACCATGCAGAAGCTGGTGGTGGGCACCGTGAACGGCATCATCGGCCGGCTTCTGGAGGAGGCCGCCGTCGATCGGGACGAGATCGACGCCATCACCGTGGCCGGCAACACCACCATGACCCACCTCTTCCTCGGGCTGGAGCCCCACAACATCCGCCGCGCCCCCTATGTGCCGGTCTCCACCCTGTTCGCGCCCATCCGTGCCTCGGATCTGGGCCTGGCCCTGGCCGCCCATGCCGTGGTCCTGGCGTATCCCGCCATCTCCAGCTATGTTGGCGGCGATATTGTCGCCGGGGTCATGGGCTCGGGGATGTACCGCACCGAGGCCCTCACCCTCTTCATCGACATCGGCACCAACGCCGAGATCGTCATCGGCAACCGGGACTGGCTGGCCTGCGCCGCCTGCTCCGCCGGGCCGGCCTTCGAAGGCGGGGGCATCACCCACGGCATGCGGGCCGCCACCGGCGCGATCGACGATTTCCGCATCAATCCGGTCACCCTGGAGCCCATGAACCGCACCATCGATCGCCGGCCGCCCCGGGGCATCTGCGGCTCCGGCCTCCTCATCCTGGTGGCCACCCTGTTCGAGCATGGGATCATCGACCAGAAGGGCCGCTTCGACCGCAACCGCCAGAGTCCCCGCCTGCGACTGGGCCGTAGCGGCTTCGAATACGTTCTCGCCTGGCAGGCGGAGAGCGGCACCGACCGGGACATCGTCCTCACCGAGGTGGATATCCAGAACTTCCTGCGGGCCAAGGCGGCCATCTACGCCGGCGTCACCACCCTCCTGGCCGAGGTGGGCCTTGCGGTCACCGATCTCGACCAGATCATCCTGGCCGGCGCCTTCGGCTCCTACCTTGACCTCAGCTCCGCCATGAGCATCGGTCTCTTGCCGGAGGTGGAGCCGGCCAAGGTGCTCTATGTCGGCAACGGCTCTCTCTTGGGGGCGCGGATGAGCGCGGTGTCCAACCATATCCGGCGGGACGTGCGGGCGGTGGTGCGCCGGATGACCAGCTTTGAGCTTTCCGAGGTGCCAGCCTTCAAGGAGCAGTACGTGGCCTCCCTGTTCATTCCCCACACCGACGCCAGCCTCTTTCCCCTGCTGCGGGAGCGCCTGACCGCCAACGGCAGAAGGCCGCAGCCGTCTCCGGGATCCCAGCCGTGACCGTCCGACCTGCCCTTCCGGGCGCCGGCAGCCGCGCCAACGGCCGCCGGGAGCGCCCGGCGCCGACCTTCGACCTGTCGACCTACAGCAGCCGCCTGCAGGAGCTGCTCGGGCCCGGCCAGGAAGGCGGCGATCTCTTCTGGCGGGCCCTGGAGTTCGCG
This genomic interval from Thermodesulfobacteriota bacterium contains the following:
- a CDS encoding ASKHA domain-containing protein — translated: LSDCTIRIPQESGLAAGAVLVPAGSRHRAQVCRVDLEELREEGIFLPPVEKVCLELPPPAAGDNTADAGRLVRGLAEQYGERRLLIGLPVLRKLRRVMREKDFLVTATLGRPVNRVARTHVVNVQAGNWSHRAFALAVDIGTTTIQGQVIDLHNGQVRAEAGDYNSQIGYGEDVISRIIYAERPGGLDTMQKLVVGTVNGIIGRLLEEAAVDRDEIDAITVAGNTTMTHLFLGLEPHNIRRAPYVPVSTLFAPIRASDLGLALAAHAVVLAYPAISSYVGGDIVAGVMGSGMYRTEALTLFIDIGTNAEIVIGNRDWLACAACSAGPAFEGGGITHGMRAATGAIDDFRINPVTLEPMNRTIDRRPPRGICGSGLLILVATLFEHGIIDQKGRFDRNRQSPRLRLGRSGFEYVLAWQAESGTDRDIVLTEVDIQNFLRAKAAIYAGVTTLLAEVGLAVTDLDQIILAGAFGSYLDLSSAMSIGLLPEVEPAKVLYVGNGSLLGARMSAVSNHIRRDVRAVVRRMTSFELSEVPAFKEQYVASLFIPHTDASLFPLLRERLTANGRRPQPSPGSQP